CCAACGACTTTCGCGATCGGCACCGAGATCAACCTCGTGCAGCGTCTCGCGGCGCAGTTCCCCCAGCACGAGATCTTCTGCCTCGACCCGGTGGTGTGCCCCTGCTCCACGATGTACCGCATCCACCCCGGCTACCTCGCCTGGGTGCTCGAGCGCCTCGTCGCCGGCGACGTCGTGAACCGCATCACGGTGCCCGCCGACGTCGCCGACCCCGCACGCGTCGCCCTCGAGCGGATGCTGGCGGCCAAGCCGTGAGCGTCGACGTGCCCGACGTCGTCGTGGTCGGCTCGGGGATCGCGGGGCTCACCGCGGCGCTGCACGCCGCGGCATCCGGATGCCGGGTGACCCTCGTCACGAAGGACGTGCTCGAACACGCCAACACGCGCTACGCCCAAGGCGGCATCGCCGGCGTCATGTTCGACGACGACAGCGTCGCCGCACACGAGCACGACACGCTCGTCGCGGGCGCGGGGCTCAGCGACCCCGCCGCCGTCCGCGTCCTGGTGAGCGAAGGGCCCGAGCGCATCCGTGAACTCATCGAGCTCGGCGTCGCGTTCGACCGCGGCAGCGATGGCGCTCTCGTGAAGGGACTGGAGGCCGCACACTCCTACCCGCGGGTGCTCCACGCAGGGGGCGACGCGACCGGGAGCGTGATCGAGAAGGCGCTCGTTGCACGCGTGCGCGCCAGCGGGGCCCGCGTCATCGAGCACGCGTTCCTCGTCGATCTGATCCTCGACAGCGACGCTCGCGCGTGCGGCGTCGACCTCCTGGTCGGTGACACGCGGCGCGATCGGATCCCGGCGGATGCCGTCGTGCTGGCGACCGGGGGTGTCGGTCAGCTCTACGCGCACACCACCAACCCCGCCGTCGCCACCGGCGACGGCATCGCCGCGGCCGTACGCGCCGGCGCGAATGTGTGCGACCTGGAGTTCGTGCAGTTTCACCCCACCGTCCTGTCGGTCGACGGCGCCGAGCCCTTCCTCGTCTCGGAGGCCGTCCGCGGCGAAGGTGCGGTCTTGCGCGACCAGGAGGGGCGGCGCTTCATGCTCGACATCCACCCCGATGCCGAGCTCGCGCCCCGCGATGTGGTCGCCCGCGCGATCGCCGCGGTGATGGACGAGCAGGGCGGCGAGCCGGTGCTCCTCGACGCGACCGGCCTGGGCCTCGAAGCCGCCGGTACGGGCTCGGCGCGCAAGAAGGCGGCTGCCTTCCTGCGACGCCGCTTCCCGACGATCGACGCCGCCGTGCGCGAACGCGGGCTGGACTGGTCGCAGGAGGCGATTCCGGTGACGCCGGCCGCGCACTACCTCATGGGCGGCGTGGCCACCGACCTGTACGGACGCACGAGCGTCCCGCGACTGTATGCGGTGGGCGAAGTCGCCCGCACCGGCGTGCACGGCGCGAACCGACTCGCCTCCAACTCGCTGCTGGAGGGCGCCGTGTTCGGCGCCCGTGCCGGTGACGCGATCGTGGGCGACACCGACTCCGCAACCTGGCCGGTCGTCGGCGGTTCCCGTGCGACGACGGCCGTCGTCGGCGATCCGAGCACGGCCGATGCGACGCCGTGGCACCGAACGGCGCTGCAGATGCTGATGTGGGAGCACGCCGGACTCGTGCGCGATGCGGCGGGGCTCCGCCACGCCGCGTCCGTGATCGACGGCTGGCGGGCCGCGCAGCACCCGCCGCACCGGGAGGCCGATTTCGAGGACGCCAACCTGCTGCTCGTCGCGGCCTGCCTGGTGGATGCCGCGCTCGCGCGGACAGCCTCGGTGGGAGCGCACGCGCGCCGCGACGACATGCACACCGGCTCACCGTCCGTCCCGGCTCTGCCCGAGCTCCAGGCGTCGGCATGCTGACTCCACGCCAGATCGAGCGCGTGGTCATCGCCGCCCTCGAGGAGGACGCGCCGTGGGGCGACGTCACCAGCGAGTATCTGATCCCGGCGGATGCCGCCGCCACGGCCGACCTGGTCGCGCGCGAGCCCGGTGTCTTCAGCGGCGGCGACGTGTTCGCGGCAGCGTTCACCCTCACCGACGCGGACATCACCGTCGACCTGGCCGTTTCCGATGGCGCCGCTTTCGGAGCGGGTGATGTGCTCGCGACCGTCAGCGGGCCGGCACGAGGCGTGCTGACAGCTGAACGGGTGGGCCTCAACCTCGTGCAGCGCATGAGCGGCATCGCCACGCTCACCGCCCGCTACGTCGACGCGGTCGCAGGCAGCGGCGCGCGCATCGCGGACACGCGCAAGACCACTCCGGGATTGCGGGCACTGGAACGTCACGCCGTCCGCAGCGGCGGCGGCCACAACCACCGCTATTCGCTGTCGGACGCAGTGATGGCCAAGGACAACCATCTCGCGGTGCTGACCGCCGACGGCGGTGATCTGACGGGCGCGCTGCGCCGTGCGCTGGCGGCGCTCCCCCACACGACGCATGTCGAGGTGGAGGTCGATCGACTGGAGCAGATCGAACCCGTCCTCGCCGCCGGCGACGGCACCGCGCGTGTCGGCACGATCATGCTCGACAACTTCACCCTCGACGACCTCCGCGCGGGCGTCGCGCTCGTCGCCGGACGCGCCACCATCGAGGCGTCGGGCGGAGTGAGTCTGCGCACCGTGACCGACATCGCCGCCACCGGTGTCGACGTGATCTCGGTGGGCGCCCTGACGCACTCCGCACGCGCGCTCGACCTCGGCCTGGACGCGCGCGTGTCGGGCGCCGACGTCGGAGCCTGACCGGAGGAGCCGTGTTCTATCTCGATCACGCTGCCACCACGCCGGTGCGTCCGGAAGTGCGGGAGGCGATGCTGCCCTTCCTCGGCGAGCGTTTCGGCAACCCGTCCAGCCACCACACCGTCGGTGAGGCCGCGGCATCCGTCCTCTCGGATGCGCGGCGGCGCGTCGCCGCCGTGTTCGGCATGCGCCCCGCCGACATCGTCTTCACCTCGGGTGGCACCGAAGCGGACAACCTGGCGGTGAAGGGCATCACGATCGGCACGGCGCTGCTTCGCGGCCGCGGACGAAGCGCTCCGATGCACGTGATCACCACGCCGATCGAGCATGAAGCCGTCCTCGCCTCCTGCGGGTACCTGGATCGTGTGCACGGGGCGAGCATCACCCGGCTGCCCGTGGACGCGACGGGCCTCGTCGCGCCCGCGGACATCGCCGCGGCGCTTCGCCCCGAGACCGCGCTCGTGTCGATCGGCTACGCGAACAACGAGGTCGGCACGGTTCAGGATCTGGGCGCGATCGCCGCGGTGACGCGCGCGGCCGGCGTCGCGCTGCACGTCGACGCCGTACAGGCGGCGGGCTGGCTGCCGCTGGCCGACACCGGAGCCGATGCGATGTCGGTCGCCGGACACAAGATCGGAGCTCCCCCGGGCATCGGCGTGCTCGCGATCCGAGGCCGCGTGCCTCTGGAACCGTTGCTCCACGGCGGCGGCCAGGAGCGCGAGCGGCGCAGCGGCACCGAGAACGTCGCCGGCGCGGTCGCGATCGCAACCGCCCTGGAGATCGCGGAGCGCGAGCGCCTCGCCGCAGCGGCACGCGTCGGCGCGCTGCGCGACCGCTTCACCGCCCGCGTGCTGGCCCTCGTCCCCTCCTCTCAGCTCACCGGTCACCCCGTGCGTCGCCTGCCCTCCTTGGCCAGTTTCACCTTCGCGGGAACCAGCGGCGAGTCGGTGCTGCTCGAGCTCGAACGCCGTGGCGTCGTCTCCTCCAGCGGCTCCGCGTGCGCCGCCGGAAGGGACGAGCCGTCCCATGTGCTGCTCGCGCTGGGCATCACCCCGGAGCTCGCCCAGACCGCCGTGCGCTTCAGTTTCGGCCATGACTTCGGGGCCGGCGACGAGGAGCGGGCCGCAGCGCTGCTCGATGCCGCCGCGGACGCGGTCGCCGCATCGGTGACGGCGGTACGATCGGGGCCGTGAGCACACCCGTCGTCACCGTCATCGTCCCCGGACGCGACGTCGCCGCCTACGCGCACGAGGCCGTCGACTCCCTCCGCACCCAAACGCTCACGAGCTGGCGCGCCATCTTGGTCGACGACGGATCCCTCGACGCGACCGGGGAGGTCTTTGCGGCGGCGGCGGCATCCGACGATCGTTTCCATGTCGTCAGCCATCCCGTCGCGCGCGGTCTGTCGGCCGCCCGCAACACCGGGCTGGAGCTCGTCGAGACACCGTTCGTCGGATTCCTGGATGCCGACGACGTGCTCACCCCGCGCGCACTGGAACGCTTCGTCGACACGCTCACGCGCTCTGGCAGCGACGTCGTCGTGGGCGCCTACGTGCGGCTGCGCGCCGATGAGGCCGGCACCTACCGTCCCGGCCCCGTGCAACCGTGGGTTCGCGCCGCCACCGATCCGCCGCGGCTCGCGACGACGCTGGCCGCGCATCCCGAGGTCTCCGGCAACGTCGTGGCCTGGTCGAAGCTCAGCCGGGTGGAGCTCTGGCGGCGGGCGGGGCTGCGCTTTCCCGAGGGCAAGCTCTACGAGGATCAGCTGGTCGCGCAGCGTCTCTACACCGCCGCGCGCGCCATCGACGTCATCCCCGACGTCGTCGTGCACTGGCGAGAGCGCGCCGATGGTTCCTCCATCACGCAGAACAAGAATCTGCTCCCTGTGCTCGAGGACTACCTCGACGCCCTCAGCGGCGGTATCGCCGTGCTCGACGGCGCCGGCCAGCGCGCCGCCGTCCGCGCCCGCATCCGTCTCATTCTGGAGATGGACGTCCCTCCGCTCGTTCGCATCGCGCAAGACAGCCCCGACGACGCCTACCGACGCACGCTCGGCACGTTCATCCGCGTGCTCCATGATCGCGCGGATGCCGAGTCCATCGAACTCGACCACGCCGCGGCCCGGTTGCGCAGCGCGGCTGAACTGTGGTGAGACGAGCCGGAGATATCCTGAGCGGATGACCGATTCCGACGCCGCTCACCTCCCCGACCGCCCCACGGGTCCCGATCTCGCCGCGATCCGTGCCGAGATCGACGAGCTCGCAGCCCTCTCCACGGAGGAGCTCATCGACCCGAAGCCGAAGGCGATCGCCGAGAACGAGCCGATCCCGTACCCCACGGACGCGATCGGGTCCGAAGGCGGGAACAAACCGGCCTGAGCTCTTTCAGGCCTGTTCCCGCGCCTGCGCCTCCAGGCCCTCGATCGTCGCAGCCGCCATCTGCTCGAGGGCCAGCTCCGCATAGAGTCCGCCCTGGGCGAGGAGTTCGGAATGGGTTCCCGACTCCACGATGCGCCCCGCTTCGACGACATGGATGACATCGGCACCGACGACGGTGGACAGCCGGTGTGCGATGGAGATGGTCGTGCGCCCCCGCGCCACATTGTCCAGCGCTTCCTGCACGACCCGTTCCGAGACGGTGTCCAAAGCCGACGTGGCCTCGTCCAGCAGCAGCACCGGTGGATCCTTCAGCAGTACGCGCGCGATCGCGATCCGCTGCTTCTCGCCGCCCGAGAGCCGATAGCCGCGCTCGCCGACGACCGTGTCATAGCCGTGCTCGAAGTTCGCGATCGCGTGGTGGATGTTCGCCGCCGTGCACGCCGCCACGAGCTCCTCGTCGCTGGCATCGGGCTTCGCGTAGCGGAGGTTGTCGGCGATGGTGGCGTGGAACAGGTAGGTCTCCTGTGACACGATGCCGACGTTCTCCACGATCGAGTCCTGGGTGAGTCCCCGCACATCCCGCCCGGCGAAGACGACGGCGCCCTCGGACGCTTCGTACAGACGCGGAGCAAGGTAGACGATGGTGGTCTTGCCCGCGCCGGACGGCCCCACGAAAGCGATGTGCTGGCCGGGCTCGGCGACGAAGGACACTCCGTCGAGAGTCGGGCGGGTGTCGCCCGCGGCATCCGGATAGCGGAAGACGACGTCGCGGAACTCGACCCGTCCGATCGGCCCGGGGGCGCGCGCGACGTCGATCGCGTCGGGAGCGTCGACGATGGCCGGCGTCAAGTCGAGGTACTCGAAGATGCGCGCGAACAGGGCCCGGGAGGTCTGCAGATCCAGCGCCACACGCATCAGCCCCATGAGCGGTTGGAGCAGGCGCGCCTGCACCGTGGTGAAGGCGACGACGGCGCCGGCCGTGATCGCGCCGGTTCCGCCCGCGATGAGATAGCCCGACACCAGATAGATGACCGCCGGCACCGACGCCATGATGACCTGCACGACAGCGAAGAAGCCCTGGCCGCTCATGGCTCGTCGCACCTGCAGACGCACCTGGTTGAGGTTCTCGGCGCGGTAGCGCTCTGACTCCGCTCGCTGGCGGTTGAAAGCCTTGGACAGGAGGATGCCGCTCACCGACAGCGTCTCCTGGGTGATGCTGGTCAACTCGCTGAGCGACTCCTGCGTCTGCCCCGCGATACGGGCCCGCACCTGCCCCACCCGCCTCTGCACGAGCACGAGCGCGGGCATCATGACCACGGCGATGACGGTCAGCCGCCAGTCGATGAGGATCATGGCGACGAGCGCCGAGATCACCGTGACCGTGTTTCCCAGGATGCTGGTGACCGTATTGGTCAGGACGTCCGAGACGCCGCCGACGTCGTTCTGCAGCCGCGACTGGATGACCCCGGTCTTCGTGCGGGTGAAAAAGCCCAGCTCCATCGCCTGCAGGTGATCGAACAGGCGGACCCGCAGGTCTCCCGTGACACGATTCCCGACCGTCGAGGTGAGCCAGGTCTGCGTGACGCCGAGCACGGCGGAGAACAGGAACAGTCCGATCATCGTGAGCACCAAGCGCAGCAGAAGCGCGAGATCCGGCGGCGCGCCGTCTGTGGGAAACAGCGCGTCGTCGAAGATCCGCTGCACGATGAGGGGCGGCACGACGCCGATCGCCGCGCCGACGACGACCATCACCGCGGTCACGAGGATGCGCAGGCGGTAGGGGCGGAACAGGCCCATGACCCGAGCACCCAGGTTCGGAATCGCCGGGGCCTGTGCGTTCAGTCGCCGTTGCGCGCCTTCGTCCACGCCGCGGAATGCCGCCGCACGACCACCCGGCCCCATTCCCCCCATGCCCATACTCACCGGGTCACTCTAACCCCGTGCCGGAGGGGGCGGCGGCTCAGCCGAGGCCGGCGACGAGATTGATCACCGATGCCAGGATGACGGCCCCGAACAGGTAGGCCAACAGCGTCTGCGCGACGATGATGCGCCGGATCTCATTCGCGGACACATTCGTGTCGGACACCTGGTAGGTCATCCCCAGGCCGACCGAGAAGTAGCCGAAGTCGGAGTACGTCGGCGCATCGTCCTGATTGAAGTCGATGCCACCCGCCATCCCCGCGGCGACGCGTCCGTAGTAGACGCGCGCATAGCGCAGCATGTAGTCGACCTGGATGAGCGCCCACGAGCTCA
The DNA window shown above is from Microbacterium laevaniformans and carries:
- a CDS encoding cysteine desulfurase family protein gives rise to the protein MFYLDHAATTPVRPEVREAMLPFLGERFGNPSSHHTVGEAAASVLSDARRRVAAVFGMRPADIVFTSGGTEADNLAVKGITIGTALLRGRGRSAPMHVITTPIEHEAVLASCGYLDRVHGASITRLPVDATGLVAPADIAAALRPETALVSIGYANNEVGTVQDLGAIAAVTRAAGVALHVDAVQAAGWLPLADTGADAMSVAGHKIGAPPGIGVLAIRGRVPLEPLLHGGGQERERRSGTENVAGAVAIATALEIAERERLAAAARVGALRDRFTARVLALVPSSQLTGHPVRRLPSLASFTFAGTSGESVLLELERRGVVSSSGSACAAGRDEPSHVLLALGITPELAQTAVRFSFGHDFGAGDEERAAALLDAAADAVAASVTAVRSGP
- a CDS encoding ABC transporter ATP-binding protein, producing the protein MGGMGPGGRAAAFRGVDEGAQRRLNAQAPAIPNLGARVMGLFRPYRLRILVTAVMVVVGAAIGVVPPLIVQRIFDDALFPTDGAPPDLALLLRLVLTMIGLFLFSAVLGVTQTWLTSTVGNRVTGDLRVRLFDHLQAMELGFFTRTKTGVIQSRLQNDVGGVSDVLTNTVTSILGNTVTVISALVAMILIDWRLTVIAVVMMPALVLVQRRVGQVRARIAGQTQESLSELTSITQETLSVSGILLSKAFNRQRAESERYRAENLNQVRLQVRRAMSGQGFFAVVQVIMASVPAVIYLVSGYLIAGGTGAITAGAVVAFTTVQARLLQPLMGLMRVALDLQTSRALFARIFEYLDLTPAIVDAPDAIDVARAPGPIGRVEFRDVVFRYPDAAGDTRPTLDGVSFVAEPGQHIAFVGPSGAGKTTIVYLAPRLYEASEGAVVFAGRDVRGLTQDSIVENVGIVSQETYLFHATIADNLRYAKPDASDEELVAACTAANIHHAIANFEHGYDTVVGERGYRLSGGEKQRIAIARVLLKDPPVLLLDEATSALDTVSERVVQEALDNVARGRTTISIAHRLSTVVGADVIHVVEAGRIVESGTHSELLAQGGLYAELALEQMAAATIEGLEAQAREQA
- the nadB gene encoding L-aspartate oxidase — encoded protein: MPDVVVVGSGIAGLTAALHAAASGCRVTLVTKDVLEHANTRYAQGGIAGVMFDDDSVAAHEHDTLVAGAGLSDPAAVRVLVSEGPERIRELIELGVAFDRGSDGALVKGLEAAHSYPRVLHAGGDATGSVIEKALVARVRASGARVIEHAFLVDLILDSDARACGVDLLVGDTRRDRIPADAVVLATGGVGQLYAHTTNPAVATGDGIAAAVRAGANVCDLEFVQFHPTVLSVDGAEPFLVSEAVRGEGAVLRDQEGRRFMLDIHPDAELAPRDVVARAIAAVMDEQGGEPVLLDATGLGLEAAGTGSARKKAAAFLRRRFPTIDAAVRERGLDWSQEAIPVTPAAHYLMGGVATDLYGRTSVPRLYAVGEVARTGVHGANRLASNSLLEGAVFGARAGDAIVGDTDSATWPVVGGSRATTAVVGDPSTADATPWHRTALQMLMWEHAGLVRDAAGLRHAASVIDGWRAAQHPPHREADFEDANLLLVAACLVDAALARTASVGAHARRDDMHTGSPSVPALPELQASAC
- the nadC gene encoding carboxylating nicotinate-nucleotide diphosphorylase: MLTPRQIERVVIAALEEDAPWGDVTSEYLIPADAAATADLVAREPGVFSGGDVFAAAFTLTDADITVDLAVSDGAAFGAGDVLATVSGPARGVLTAERVGLNLVQRMSGIATLTARYVDAVAGSGARIADTRKTTPGLRALERHAVRSGGGHNHRYSLSDAVMAKDNHLAVLTADGGDLTGALRRALAALPHTTHVEVEVDRLEQIEPVLAAGDGTARVGTIMLDNFTLDDLRAGVALVAGRATIEASGGVSLRTVTDIAATGVDVISVGALTHSARALDLGLDARVSGADVGA
- a CDS encoding glycosyltransferase family 2 protein translates to MSTPVVTVIVPGRDVAAYAHEAVDSLRTQTLTSWRAILVDDGSLDATGEVFAAAAASDDRFHVVSHPVARGLSAARNTGLELVETPFVGFLDADDVLTPRALERFVDTLTRSGSDVVVGAYVRLRADEAGTYRPGPVQPWVRAATDPPRLATTLAAHPEVSGNVVAWSKLSRVELWRRAGLRFPEGKLYEDQLVAQRLYTAARAIDVIPDVVVHWRERADGSSITQNKNLLPVLEDYLDALSGGIAVLDGAGQRAAVRARIRLILEMDVPPLVRIAQDSPDDAYRRTLGTFIRVLHDRADAESIELDHAAARLRSAAELW